From a single Cyclobacterium marinum DSM 745 genomic region:
- a CDS encoding M16 family metallopeptidase — MINYKSFTLDNGLQVLVHEDHSSEMAVVNLLYKVGSRNEESGKSGLAHYFEHLMFSGSKNIPEFDTALEKVGGECNAFTNTDITNFYITLPAINLDTALWLESDRMRFLNLKEKPINTQKQVVIEEFKQRYLNQPYGDAMHHVRQLAFKNHPYRWPTIGEKIADIEGVQKKELQDFYEQNYAPDNAVLCIAGKVDFETVKGKVKHWFDEIPRGKAVPKTIPTEPIQDCIRRKQVFANVPTEALYKVYKIPGRLEKNYLTCDLISDILGFGRSSLLEKRLIKNSSLFANCQAYVLGNIDPGLLVITGKMEKGVAAEDAEKELDKTLESFKNEPIDPTNLQKIKNQAEAMQTYESVSLLGRAMKLAYYAYLGDPLLMNAEFDRKMAITVEEIQLATRKYLRDELASVVYYKCAPNNGSTENL, encoded by the coding sequence ATGATCAACTATAAATCTTTTACTCTGGACAATGGACTTCAGGTACTGGTCCATGAAGACCATTCTTCAGAAATGGCTGTGGTCAACCTTTTGTATAAGGTAGGTTCCAGGAATGAGGAATCGGGTAAATCCGGTTTAGCTCATTACTTTGAGCACCTTATGTTTTCGGGTTCCAAAAATATACCTGAATTCGACACTGCCTTAGAAAAAGTTGGAGGTGAATGCAATGCATTTACCAACACTGATATCACCAACTTTTACATTACCCTTCCTGCAATTAACCTGGATACAGCCCTTTGGCTGGAATCAGACCGGATGCGTTTTCTTAACCTGAAAGAAAAGCCAATCAACACCCAAAAACAAGTGGTGATTGAGGAGTTCAAGCAACGGTACCTCAATCAACCTTATGGGGATGCTATGCATCATGTGAGACAGCTGGCTTTTAAAAATCACCCTTACCGCTGGCCTACCATCGGCGAAAAAATAGCAGACATAGAAGGAGTGCAAAAGAAAGAGTTGCAGGACTTTTATGAGCAAAACTACGCCCCGGACAATGCCGTCCTTTGCATTGCGGGAAAGGTCGATTTTGAGACGGTAAAGGGAAAGGTAAAGCATTGGTTTGATGAAATACCAAGAGGGAAGGCAGTACCAAAAACGATCCCCACAGAGCCCATACAAGACTGTATAAGGAGAAAGCAAGTTTTTGCCAATGTCCCCACAGAGGCTTTGTACAAAGTGTATAAGATCCCAGGAAGACTAGAAAAAAATTACCTAACATGTGATCTTATTTCTGACATATTGGGATTTGGAAGATCATCTTTATTGGAAAAGAGATTGATAAAAAACTCCTCTCTCTTTGCCAATTGTCAAGCCTATGTTCTTGGCAATATCGACCCGGGATTATTAGTGATCACGGGAAAAATGGAGAAAGGTGTTGCTGCCGAAGACGCTGAAAAAGAATTGGACAAAACGCTTGAAAGCTTTAAAAATGAGCCAATAGACCCAACAAATCTTCAAAAAATTAAAAACCAAGCAGAGGCCATGCAGACCTATGAATCCGTTTCCCTCCTTGGAAGGGCCATGAAATTGGCCTATTATGCTTATTTGGGAGATCCATTGCTAATGAATGCTGAGTTTGATCGAAAAATGGCGATTACAGTAGAGGAAATCCAATTGGCTACAAGGAAGTACTTAAGAGACGAACTTGCCTCTGTAGTCTATTATAAGTGTGCGCCTAACAATGGCTCGACAGAAAACCTTTAA
- a CDS encoding heavy-metal-associated domain-containing protein, which translates to MDKQIKFKTNVKCGACVAGITPAMDNLKAKHWEVDLTSPDRILTVQGEIKPEEIKAALDRSGYKGESI; encoded by the coding sequence ATGGACAAGCAAATAAAATTTAAAACGAATGTAAAATGTGGCGCATGTGTTGCGGGCATTACCCCGGCAATGGACAATTTAAAAGCAAAACATTGGGAAGTTGATTTAACCTCTCCAGATAGAATATTAACTGTGCAAGGAGAAATAAAGCCGGAAGAAATAAAAGCAGCACTTGATCGATCGGGCTATAAAGGTGAATCAATTTGA
- a CDS encoding 5-formyltetrahydrofolate cyclo-ligase — protein sequence MVTKEVLRKQLRTSRQALGMEEREAYSQQITSNCLLFLKQFPKIRHVHLFLPIKKLLEVNTVSLLQSLFDLNYHVYSSITVHHAQKMATVKLTPKTVYENDKLGIPVPKDPVLMDDPKIVELVFVPLLGIDSRGNRIGYGLGFYDRFFKELSEDVMKIGLSFNAPMSEELPHEPHDIPLDGCIHPGGITLFENY from the coding sequence ATGGTGACAAAAGAAGTATTAAGAAAGCAACTCAGAACTAGCCGCCAAGCATTGGGGATGGAAGAGCGGGAAGCCTACTCCCAACAGATAACTTCAAATTGCTTATTATTCTTAAAGCAATTTCCCAAGATCAGGCATGTTCATTTGTTTTTACCTATAAAAAAACTTCTGGAGGTAAATACGGTATCATTATTGCAATCTTTATTTGACCTAAATTACCATGTGTACAGTTCCATTACTGTTCACCATGCACAAAAAATGGCTACTGTGAAATTGACTCCGAAAACAGTTTATGAAAATGATAAGCTGGGCATCCCTGTACCAAAAGATCCGGTTTTGATGGATGATCCAAAGATTGTGGAATTGGTATTTGTACCTTTATTAGGTATAGATTCAAGAGGAAATAGAATTGGTTATGGATTGGGGTTTTATGATAGGTTTTTTAAAGAATTAAGTGAGGATGTGATGAAAATCGGACTGTCTTTCAATGCACCCATGTCAGAAGAATTACCTCATGAACCACACGATATTCCCTTGGATGGCTGTATACATCCCGGTGGGATCACCCTTTTTGAGAACTATTAA
- the bshC gene encoding bacillithiol biosynthesis cysteine-adding enzyme BshC, producing the protein MLKSSLDPACTGLFSSLFLDYIHKKESVKQFYKDFPDLEQFKKSLPQKHFEQEKRSRLVRVLEKQYEGFEGAKVKANIQQLNQVNTFTVTTGHQLNLMTGPSYFIYKIISTIALADKLNKENPDYHFVPVYWMATEDHDFAEINHFYFDGKNYEWQTDQTGAVGEFVLDESLKKLIGELHFLPEFFKTAYTQNKFLKEAVRKYVHHLFADRGLVIIDANEKELKQLFVPVIKDDILNATANNLVNDCNSALEKAGYSTQIFPREINFFYMEKGRRERLILNNGFFETHDGKNKWDEAEMTALIEQKPENFSPNVVMRPLYQEVILPNIAYLGGPAEVAYWFQLKNVFAHYSVDYPFLLPRNFAMILTSPLQRKMNKLRLEEKELFLPFDDLRIKYVKENSDQDLELIEERDKLNDIYKALAEKSQDMDATLTYAVKAAHKRNERILDQVATKFRKAEERKKATAIQQIAEIKKELFPQGTLQERKINFLEFYLGNPEFIKDLFDTFDPLNFDFILLKENGDKRSIKKATQN; encoded by the coding sequence ATGTTAAAGTCCAGCTTAGATCCGGCCTGTACCGGCCTGTTTTCATCCCTTTTTTTAGATTATATTCATAAAAAGGAGTCAGTAAAACAGTTTTATAAGGATTTTCCGGATTTAGAGCAATTTAAAAAGTCATTGCCTCAGAAGCATTTTGAACAGGAAAAAAGAAGTAGGCTAGTTAGGGTTCTGGAAAAGCAATATGAAGGATTTGAAGGGGCTAAGGTTAAGGCAAATATTCAGCAACTAAATCAAGTCAATACTTTTACTGTAACGACCGGACATCAATTAAACTTGATGACCGGCCCTTCCTATTTTATCTATAAGATAATTTCTACCATTGCCCTGGCAGATAAGCTTAACAAGGAAAATCCGGATTACCATTTTGTTCCGGTATATTGGATGGCCACAGAAGATCATGATTTTGCCGAGATCAACCATTTTTATTTTGACGGAAAGAATTATGAATGGCAAACCGACCAAACAGGTGCTGTTGGGGAATTTGTTTTAGATGAATCTTTAAAAAAATTAATAGGAGAATTACACTTTCTTCCTGAGTTTTTTAAAACTGCTTATACCCAAAATAAGTTTTTGAAGGAGGCTGTCAGGAAATATGTGCATCATTTATTTGCAGACAGGGGACTGGTTATCATTGATGCCAATGAAAAAGAGTTGAAGCAATTGTTTGTGCCTGTCATCAAGGATGACATACTGAACGCTACGGCCAATAATCTAGTGAATGATTGTAATAGCGCCTTGGAGAAAGCCGGCTATTCCACTCAAATTTTTCCTAGAGAAATTAATTTCTTTTATATGGAAAAGGGCCGTAGGGAAAGGTTGATTTTAAATAATGGATTTTTTGAAACCCATGATGGTAAAAACAAGTGGGATGAAGCAGAAATGACAGCATTAATAGAGCAAAAACCGGAGAATTTTAGCCCCAATGTAGTCATGCGCCCGCTTTACCAAGAGGTGATTTTACCCAACATAGCCTATTTAGGTGGGCCTGCGGAAGTGGCTTATTGGTTTCAACTAAAAAATGTTTTTGCGCATTATTCGGTAGATTACCCATTTTTACTACCGAGAAACTTTGCAATGATTTTGACATCCCCCTTGCAGCGTAAAATGAATAAACTTAGGCTGGAAGAGAAGGAATTGTTCCTTCCTTTTGATGATTTGCGGATTAAATATGTAAAAGAGAATTCCGATCAAGACCTTGAATTGATTGAGGAAAGAGATAAATTAAATGATATCTATAAAGCTTTAGCAGAAAAGTCTCAAGACATGGACGCCACTTTGACTTATGCAGTTAAGGCAGCTCATAAGCGCAATGAAAGAATTTTAGACCAGGTGGCCACGAAATTTCGCAAAGCGGAGGAAAGAAAGAAAGCTACAGCCATTCAGCAAATAGCTGAGATTAAAAAGGAGCTATTCCCACAAGGAACTTTGCAAGAAAGGAAAATCAACTTTCTAGAGTTCTATTTAGGTAACCCGGAATTTATAAAGGACCTTTTTGATACCTTTGACCCCTTAAACTTTGATTTTATTCTTCTGAAGGAAAATGGTGACAAAAGAAGTATTAAGAAAGCAACTCAGAACTAG
- the ispF gene encoding 2-C-methyl-D-erythritol 2,4-cyclodiphosphate synthase — protein MSAFRIGFGYDVHQLKEGEEFWLGGIVIPHSKGAVGHSDADVLIHVICDALLGAANLRDIGYHFSDQDPQYKGIDSKILLKEVMALLNKEGYQIGNLDVTICLQQPKINPHIPAMKACLAEVMNIEANKLSLKATTTERLGFVGREEGVSAYCVALIHP, from the coding sequence ATGAGTGCTTTTCGCATTGGATTTGGATACGATGTTCACCAATTAAAAGAAGGTGAAGAATTTTGGTTAGGAGGAATAGTGATTCCTCATAGCAAAGGAGCAGTTGGCCATTCAGATGCTGACGTGCTTATTCATGTAATCTGCGATGCTCTGTTGGGTGCAGCTAACTTAAGGGATATTGGATATCATTTCTCTGATCAAGATCCTCAATACAAAGGAATTGACAGTAAGATTTTGCTCAAAGAGGTCATGGCTCTATTGAATAAGGAAGGTTATCAAATAGGAAACCTTGATGTAACCATCTGTTTGCAACAACCAAAAATCAACCCTCATATTCCTGCCATGAAGGCCTGCCTAGCTGAGGTAATGAATATCGAAGCCAATAAATTATCCTTGAAGGCTACAACTACAGAGCGTTTGGGATTTGTAGGTCGAGAAGAAGGTGTCTCTGCCTACTGCGTTGCATTAATCCACCCATAA
- a CDS encoding LruC domain-containing protein, translated as MKKLLFSFLLGLVGFQSIAQNEVENDAELSSLKDYFYTCWSLDGFSLSDDSDHVIEGKQSFIVKASENQGRGDMKSPWIKLEDGKVELEVKPTSEIEKTTVYALLLPYDSENKENGESKDYIYLGYSTVEHKGNSATKAVKVKFNYSNKLIGELFKVYLVFIVEGDEGATAVDNLVIQGQYYSDPSAGCLPKGELKDADGDGVADDEDDYPDDKYKAYNNYLTPEGAATLMFEDLWPATGDYDFNDLVLDYSINRVTDASGEIVEVVIDLLPRAAGAGYSNGFGIEFTGISPDQVYKVVGSKIKSNSIHEFMDNGLEVGNEHATIIAFDDVDNVLTHPGGGAVGINTDPNFPMQPVEKMQITMYIKDGDNAKGHIKLDELKMDNFNPFLIVNQKRGVEIHLPGKTPTAHVDKSLFGTKEDNSNGEKEAYYRGKDNGLPWALNVSGSIPYMMNKESITTGYQMFYKWAATGGEAYPDWYEDKEGYRIDKVLLNAK; from the coding sequence ATGAAAAAATTACTATTTAGTTTTTTATTAGGATTGGTTGGTTTCCAGTCAATTGCTCAGAATGAAGTTGAGAATGATGCTGAGTTGAGCTCATTAAAAGATTATTTTTATACATGTTGGAGTTTGGATGGATTCTCTTTATCTGATGATTCCGATCATGTGATTGAAGGAAAGCAAAGCTTTATTGTTAAGGCCTCTGAAAATCAAGGGCGTGGAGATATGAAATCTCCTTGGATTAAACTAGAAGATGGGAAGGTGGAATTGGAAGTTAAACCTACCTCAGAAATAGAAAAAACCACCGTATATGCCCTTTTACTGCCTTATGATTCGGAGAATAAAGAAAATGGAGAAAGTAAAGATTACATTTATTTAGGCTATTCTACTGTCGAACATAAAGGTAATTCTGCCACGAAGGCTGTAAAAGTTAAGTTCAATTACTCCAATAAGCTTATTGGAGAATTATTCAAAGTATACTTAGTATTTATTGTAGAGGGTGATGAGGGAGCAACAGCAGTTGACAATCTAGTCATTCAGGGACAGTATTATTCAGATCCTTCAGCAGGCTGCCTTCCTAAAGGTGAGCTAAAAGATGCTGACGGAGACGGAGTTGCAGATGACGAAGATGATTATCCTGATGATAAATACAAGGCCTATAATAACTACTTAACACCTGAAGGAGCAGCAACTTTAATGTTTGAAGACCTTTGGCCTGCTACCGGAGATTATGATTTCAATGATTTGGTATTGGATTATAGTATCAATAGGGTAACAGATGCTTCGGGGGAGATAGTGGAAGTAGTGATAGATCTTTTGCCAAGAGCAGCAGGAGCGGGCTATTCCAATGGATTCGGGATAGAGTTTACAGGGATTTCACCAGACCAAGTTTATAAAGTTGTAGGTTCCAAAATTAAGTCCAATAGCATTCATGAATTTATGGACAATGGACTTGAAGTGGGGAATGAACATGCCACCATTATAGCCTTTGATGATGTTGACAATGTGCTAACGCATCCGGGCGGAGGAGCAGTAGGTATCAATACCGATCCCAATTTCCCAATGCAGCCTGTTGAGAAAATGCAAATAACCATGTACATTAAAGATGGTGACAATGCAAAAGGACACATCAAACTAGATGAACTGAAAATGGATAATTTCAATCCATTCTTGATTGTCAACCAAAAGAGGGGGGTAGAAATCCATCTTCCCGGAAAGACGCCCACCGCACACGTGGACAAATCACTTTTCGGTACAAAAGAAGACAACTCTAACGGAGAGAAAGAAGCATATTATAGAGGAAAAGACAATGGCCTACCATGGGCTCTAAATGTATCGGGAAGCATACCTTACATGATGAATAAGGAGAGCATTACCACCGGTTATCAGATGTTTTATAAGTGGGCAGCAACAGGAGGAGAGGCTTATCCTGATTGGTATGAGGATAAAGAAGGGTATCGTATAGATAAAGTTTTATTAAATGCAAAATAA
- a CDS encoding superoxide dismutase: MHKLPELPYDKNALSPVITEEGFDYHHGKHHMAYVNNLNNLIKDSLWEEKSLKTIVTDSFNEGNTAVFNNSAQHFNHNFFWKCLSPNQGGAPTGKIAELIDRDFNGFETFKKDFSEAAVKLFGSGWAWLVLNNENKLQIVPLKDANTPVTFNVKPLLTLDVWEHAYYIDHRNLRPKFVDGFWEIINWEFVNKNILQ, translated from the coding sequence ATGCACAAATTACCCGAATTACCTTATGACAAAAACGCTTTATCTCCTGTCATTACTGAAGAAGGATTTGATTATCACCATGGCAAACACCATATGGCCTATGTCAATAACCTTAACAATCTTATAAAAGACAGCCTGTGGGAAGAAAAATCATTAAAAACCATTGTAACAGATAGCTTCAATGAAGGAAATACAGCAGTGTTCAATAATTCAGCCCAACATTTTAATCACAATTTCTTTTGGAAATGCCTTTCGCCCAATCAAGGCGGAGCGCCAACCGGAAAGATTGCAGAATTGATTGACAGGGATTTTAATGGTTTTGAAACTTTTAAAAAGGATTTTTCAGAAGCTGCCGTGAAACTCTTTGGATCAGGTTGGGCATGGCTGGTTTTGAACAACGAAAATAAACTTCAAATTGTACCCTTAAAAGATGCCAACACACCGGTAACCTTCAATGTAAAGCCTTTGTTGACCTTGGATGTATGGGAACATGCCTATTACATAGACCACAGGAACTTACGCCCAAAATTTGTTGATGGATTTTGGGAAATAATTAACTGGGAATTTGTAAACAAAAACATACTACAATGA
- the mnmD gene encoding tRNA (5-methylaminomethyl-2-thiouridine)(34)-methyltransferase MnmD: protein MENQEPKIITTEDGSHSVYLPAINESYHSSHGAYKESIHVFFLYGLDAWYARNRGKFPIRIFEVGFGTGLNAWLTLIWAEQNQVPVLYHTIEPYPLEKEIYEALNFTQLDETLTHFNGYFKRLHQMSWDKGMPMTDYFNIKKEKTTLQEVQLYPADLVFFDAFSPKKQPELWTLEMLKKIEDSMNPSAAFVTYCAAGHLKKNLQSLGLSLDEVPGPPGKKEMTRGWKKS, encoded by the coding sequence ATGGAAAACCAGGAACCAAAAATCATAACCACAGAAGATGGCTCCCACTCCGTATACCTCCCTGCCATCAATGAAAGCTACCACTCTTCACATGGGGCTTATAAAGAATCCATCCATGTTTTTTTCCTATATGGATTAGATGCTTGGTATGCCAGAAATAGAGGAAAGTTTCCTATTCGAATTTTTGAGGTAGGCTTCGGTACCGGCCTGAATGCCTGGCTAACTTTGATCTGGGCCGAACAAAACCAAGTTCCCGTACTTTACCATACCATAGAGCCATACCCCTTAGAGAAAGAGATTTACGAAGCGCTTAATTTCACGCAATTGGATGAAACCCTAACCCATTTCAACGGCTATTTCAAACGTCTTCACCAAATGAGCTGGGACAAGGGCATGCCTATGACTGATTATTTCAACATTAAAAAAGAGAAGACTACCCTACAAGAGGTACAACTTTACCCCGCAGATTTGGTGTTTTTCGACGCTTTTTCTCCCAAAAAACAACCGGAACTCTGGACTTTGGAAATGTTGAAAAAAATCGAAGACAGTATGAATCCTTCTGCTGCTTTTGTAACGTACTGTGCTGCAGGCCATCTCAAAAAAAACTTGCAATCCCTTGGCTTGAGCCTAGACGAAGTGCCCGGCCCTCCGGGAAAAAAAGAAATGACAAGAGGGTGGAAAAAAAGCTAA
- a CDS encoding heavy metal translocating P-type ATPase — protein MSKTIEVPISGMSCAACAVSVESMLKETKGIQSASVNYANQSAIISLEKEGMDLSEAKKNIQSIGYDLLIDINKPEDLEAIKEAELKELKKKTLYSGILAFPVFLIGMFWPEIPYANVIMWALTTPILVLFGNAFFINAYKQIKKGNTNMDTLVSLSTGVAYLYSSFNTFFPDWLESRGMTPHVYFEAAAVIIFFILLGRLMETRAKAGTSEALKNLIGLQPTDLTVIREGKAIQMNVSEVLPGETILVKPGQKIPLDGILTQGQSFVDESMLTGEPLAVEKNNGDTVYAGTINQSGSFEFKSNKSKSETLLSSIIARVKQAQGSKAPIQKTVDKVTKIFVPTVLAISLVTFIVWSLSGAEDAVLRGMLSAITVLVIACPCALGLATPTAIMVGIGKAASLGILVRDAESLENGKKIDCLILDKTGTITEGKPSVQKVIWKSGVDEKPMGTVFRALEEKSEHPLAAAITEHFSKEKAIGELTGFKTFTGKGVMAEYKGEQYAIGNIKWLKTLGITIEQHLSQSADELLEQGNIVVYMSKGEEVVGIVSIADKLRATSKAAIAQLNKMGIAVHMLTGDQEKTASNIAKKVGITHFRSGLLPQDKGQYIKKLQKAGHKVGMTGDGINDSEALVLADLGIAMGGGTDIAMETAQVTLIHADLMAIPDLLKLSKNTVATIRQNLFWAFIYNIIGIPIAAGLLYPISGFLLNPMIAGSAMALSSLSVVGNSLRLKYS, from the coding sequence ATGAGCAAGACAATTGAAGTACCTATTTCCGGAATGAGTTGCGCTGCCTGTGCTGTCAGCGTGGAATCTATGCTAAAAGAAACCAAGGGCATACAATCTGCAAGTGTGAATTATGCCAACCAGTCTGCTATTATTTCTTTAGAAAAAGAAGGGATGGACCTTTCTGAGGCCAAGAAAAATATTCAATCCATTGGCTATGATTTATTAATAGACATTAATAAGCCGGAAGACTTGGAAGCAATTAAGGAGGCTGAATTAAAGGAGCTGAAAAAGAAAACCCTTTATTCAGGAATATTGGCATTTCCTGTCTTCCTAATTGGGATGTTTTGGCCCGAGATCCCTTATGCCAATGTAATCATGTGGGCTTTGACCACTCCAATATTGGTGTTATTTGGAAATGCTTTTTTTATCAATGCTTACAAGCAAATCAAGAAGGGAAATACCAATATGGACACCTTGGTCTCGTTAAGTACAGGAGTAGCCTACCTCTACAGTTCTTTCAATACCTTTTTTCCGGATTGGCTGGAATCCCGAGGAATGACCCCACATGTTTACTTTGAAGCAGCTGCCGTTATCATCTTTTTTATTTTGCTGGGAAGATTGATGGAAACGAGAGCAAAAGCTGGCACTTCTGAGGCCTTAAAAAATCTTATCGGACTTCAACCCACAGATTTAACAGTCATTAGAGAAGGGAAAGCGATCCAAATGAATGTCTCAGAAGTTTTGCCCGGGGAAACTATCTTAGTCAAACCGGGGCAAAAAATCCCTTTAGATGGCATACTAACACAGGGGCAATCCTTTGTGGATGAAAGCATGCTCACCGGAGAACCTTTGGCCGTAGAAAAAAACAATGGTGATACCGTGTATGCCGGAACCATTAACCAGAGTGGGAGCTTTGAATTTAAGTCCAACAAAAGCAAATCAGAAACCTTACTTTCCAGCATAATCGCCAGGGTTAAGCAAGCTCAAGGTTCTAAAGCACCCATTCAGAAAACTGTGGATAAGGTCACAAAAATATTTGTCCCCACCGTTTTGGCGATCTCTCTGGTTACTTTTATTGTTTGGTCATTAAGTGGGGCAGAGGATGCCGTTTTGAGGGGAATGCTTTCAGCCATTACCGTCCTTGTAATTGCTTGCCCTTGCGCCCTTGGACTTGCAACACCTACAGCCATAATGGTGGGAATCGGAAAAGCTGCTTCCTTAGGTATTTTGGTTAGAGATGCTGAAAGCCTAGAAAACGGTAAGAAAATTGACTGCTTAATTCTAGACAAAACCGGCACTATTACGGAAGGTAAGCCTAGTGTTCAAAAAGTAATTTGGAAGTCAGGTGTAGACGAAAAGCCCATGGGCACAGTCTTTAGAGCACTGGAAGAAAAAAGCGAGCATCCATTGGCTGCAGCCATTACAGAACATTTCTCTAAAGAGAAAGCAATAGGTGAGCTAACAGGATTCAAAACCTTTACCGGAAAAGGTGTGATGGCAGAATACAAGGGAGAGCAATATGCTATCGGAAATATAAAATGGTTAAAGACATTGGGTATTACTATCGAACAACACTTGTCACAATCAGCTGATGAATTGCTTGAGCAGGGCAATATTGTAGTCTACATGTCCAAAGGAGAAGAAGTTGTAGGAATCGTTTCCATCGCTGATAAGCTAAGGGCAACATCTAAAGCAGCCATTGCTCAACTTAATAAAATGGGTATTGCTGTTCACATGCTGACCGGAGATCAAGAAAAAACAGCTTCAAACATCGCTAAAAAAGTAGGAATTACCCATTTCCGAAGCGGTTTACTCCCTCAAGACAAAGGGCAATACATAAAAAAATTGCAGAAAGCCGGACACAAGGTAGGCATGACGGGGGATGGTATCAATGACAGTGAGGCATTGGTTTTGGCTGATTTAGGTATAGCCATGGGAGGAGGGACTGACATTGCCATGGAAACCGCTCAGGTTACACTGATACATGCCGACCTTATGGCCATACCTGATTTATTAAAACTAAGTAAGAATACAGTTGCCACCATCCGGCAAAATCTGTTTTGGGCCTTTATTTACAATATCATTGGCATACCCATTGCTGCCGGATTGTTGTATCCAATATCCGGTTTTCTGCTCAATCCTATGATCGCCGGCTCAGCAATGGCACTTAGTTCCCTATCGGTGGTAGGTAATAGTTTGCGGTTGAAGTACAGTTAA
- a CDS encoding BT0820 family HAD-type phosphatase produces the protein MLPPFGKTIAIDFDGTIVEHAYPKIGKTMLFAFETIKELEKKGHRLILWTYREGPLLKEAVDFCNDNGVEFYAVNENYPGETDECQSPRKLEADIFIDDRNIGGFLGWETVWQTLHPEGGEFHHQLRNSIAHFNYQSKRKSWYKFFS, from the coding sequence ATGCTACCCCCTTTCGGAAAGACCATCGCCATTGACTTTGACGGTACCATTGTTGAGCATGCCTACCCTAAGATCGGAAAAACAATGCTTTTTGCCTTTGAAACGATTAAAGAATTAGAAAAAAAAGGGCATCGTCTGATTTTGTGGACCTATCGGGAAGGCCCTTTACTCAAAGAGGCAGTAGACTTTTGTAACGATAATGGTGTTGAATTCTATGCTGTTAATGAAAATTATCCGGGGGAGACTGATGAATGTCAATCTCCAAGAAAACTAGAGGCTGATATTTTTATTGATGACCGAAACATAGGAGGGTTTCTTGGGTGGGAAACTGTATGGCAAACACTGCATCCCGAAGGAGGTGAATTTCATCACCAGTTGAGAAACTCAATAGCTCATTTTAATTACCAAAGCAAACGAAAAAGTTGGTATAAGTTCTTCTCTTAG